The following are from one region of the Vitis riparia cultivar Riparia Gloire de Montpellier isolate 1030 chromosome 14, EGFV_Vit.rip_1.0, whole genome shotgun sequence genome:
- the LOC117930478 gene encoding uncharacterized protein LOC117930478, translating into MALGCMLAQFDDLGKEQAIYYLSKRMLEYEYRYIMIECLCLALVWAIKRPRHYVTEYPIHLVSRLDPLKYLFNMPILTGRLMRWLVLLTKFDIQYVTQKSVKGSIVADHLTSLLVSDDRSIDDNFPGEHFVLVASIVGWRLYFDGTTNQSGFGIGILLISPQGDHIPKSVRLAFSYHHRLTNKVVNYEACITGLETALDLGVRQVENQFADALATLASMIEIPTRMIMRPLLIKTRSAPAYCCLIGNIKDRAELPWRSSNGMLLLCINRATTDRVMREVHAGVCRPHIGSHMLARKIMRTGYFWLTMEIDCCQFVQRCPKCQMHEDLIHVPPSELHALTSTWPFSMWGVDVIEKVSLKSSNGHEYILVAIDYFTKWVEASSYAILIAAKVAKFIRSHIICRYKITHELISDRGVHFRGEVDTLV; encoded by the exons atggccttaGGGTGCATGTTAGCTCAGTTTGATGATTTAGGGAAAGAGCAAGCCATTTACTACCTGAGTAAGAGAATGCTTGAGTATGAGTATAGATACATTATGATTGAGTGTCTCTGCTTAGCACTGGTTTGGGCCATAAAGAGACCGAGGCACTATGTGACAGAGTACCCCATACATTTGGTCTCACGATTGGATCCATTGAAATATTTGTTCAATATGCCTATTCTGACTGGTAgactcatgagatggttggtactatTGACAAAGTTTGATATTCAGTACGTCACACAGAAATCAGTGAAGGGTAGCATTGTCGCAGATCACTTAACTTCATTACTAGTATCCGATGACAGATCAATTGATGACAATTTCCCTGGTGAGCATTTTGTTTTAGTTGCTAGTATTGTAGGATGGCGTTTGTACTTTGATGGCACTACCAATCAGTCGGGATTTGGCATTGGCATCTTGTTGATATCACCCCAGGGTGATCATATCCCTAAGTCTGTTCGATTAGCATTTTCTTATCATCATCGGTTAACGAATAAAGTTGTGAACTATGAGGCATGCATCACAGGTCTAGAGACTGCACTTGATCTTGGGGTTAGACA GGTAGAGAATCAGTTCGCTGATGCGTTAGCCACCTTGGCTTCTATGATTGAGATTCCTACAAGGATGATTATGCGACCATTATTGATTAAGACCAGATCCGCACCAGcttactgttgtttgattggaaATATTAAGGATCGGGCTGAGCTACCATG GAGGTCATCAAATGGCATGTTGTTGTTATGTATAAACCGAGCCACAACAGAtagagtgatgagagaggtccATGCAGGAGTCTGTAGACCACACATAGGAAGTCACATGTTGGCACGTAAAATCATGAGGACTGGCTACttttggttgactatggagataGATTGTTGCCAGTTTGTACAGAGATGTCCAAAATGTCAGATGCACGAAGACTTGATACATGTACCTCCATCTGAACTACATGCACTTACATCCACTTGGCCATTTTCAATGTGGGGTGTTGATGTGATCGAAAAGGTCTCTCTGAAATCCTCCAATGGTCATGAGTACATCCTGGTAGCTATTGACTATTTCACCAAATGGGTGGAAGCTTCTTCTTATGCCATCTTGATAGCGGCTAAGGTGGCCAAGTTCATCAGATCACATATTATATGTCGATACAAGATTACTCATGAGTTGATCtcagatagaggggtacatttcagaggTGAAGTGGATACACTAGTTTAG
- the LOC117929635 gene encoding glucan endo-1,3-beta-glucosidase 2-like — MALLLLFVLLISLVAADDDAFIGVNIGTDLSDMPHPTQVVALLKAQQIRHVRLFNAEPAMLIALANTGIRVTVAIPNEQVLGVGQSNSTAANWVSRNIVAHYPATNITTIAVGSEVLTTLPNAAPVLVNALKFIHSALLASNLDRQIKVSTPLSSSIILDSFPPSQAFFNRSWNPVMVPMLNFLQSTGSFLMLNIYPYYDYMQSNGVIPLDYALFKPLPPNKEAVDANTVLHYSNVFDAMVDAAYFAMAYLNFTSIPVMVTESGWPSKGGSNEPDATVDNANTYNSNLIRHILNKTGTPKHPGIAVSTYIYELYNEDMKSGPISEKNWGLFDANGTPIYILHLTGSGLVLANDTMNQTYCTAKDGADEKMLQAALDWACGPGKVDCSPLLQGKDCYEPDDVAAHATYAFDTYYHKMGKAPGTCDFNGVAAITTTDPSHGSCRFLGSGGRNGSFVNGTAPSMNSTSTSSAACYAFTSSISSIMIIKVLIWSAVFL, encoded by the exons ATGCATTTATCGGTGTGAATATTGGAACAGACCTATCTGACATGCCACACCCAACTCAAGTTGTAGCCCTCCTCAAGGCCCAGCAAATTCGACATGTCCGCCTATTCAATGCTGAGCCTGCCATGCTTATTGCATTGGCCAATACGGGAATAAGAGTCACTGTCGCCATCCCCAATGAGCAGGTCCTTGGTGTAGGTCAATCAAATTCCACAGCAGCTAATTGGGTATCTCGCAATATTGTAGCTCATTACCCTGCCACCAACATAACCACCATTGCGGTTGGTTCCGAGGTTCTAACCACCTTACCAAATGCAGCACCTGTTCTTGTCAATGCCCTCAAGTTCATTCACTCAGCCTTGCTGGCATCCAATCTTGATCGCCAGATCAAGGTTTCAACACCCCTTTCTTCCTCTATCATCCTTGATTCATTTCCACCTTCCCAAGCCTTCTTCAACCGATCATGGAATCCAGTTATGGTCCCCATGCTAAATTTCTTACAGTCAACAGGCTCATTTCTCATGCTCAATATATACCCATATTATGACTACATGCAATCAAATGGTGTTATTCCATTGGATTATGCACTCTTCAAGCCTCTTCCTCCTAACAAGGAAGCTGTTGATGCTAACACAGTCCTCCATTATTCCAATGTCTTTGATGCTATGGTTGATGCAGCTTATTTTGCCATGGCATATCTAAATTTCACTAGCATTCCTGTTATGGTGACCGAATCAGGTTGGCCATCAAAAGGTGGTTCCAATGAGCCAGATGCCACTGTTGACAATGCAAACACTTATAACAGCAATTTGATAAGACACATTCTGAACAAAACCGGAACGCCCAAACACCCCGGAATTGCTGTTAGTACATATATTTATGAACTCTATAATGAGGATATGAAATCTGGGCCCATATCAGAAAAGAATTGGGGACTATTTGATGCAAATGGAACACCCATTTACATATTACACTTGACAGGATCAGGATTAGTACTAGCAAATGATACTATGAACCAGACTTACTGTACTGCAAAGGATGGTGCTGATGAGAAGATGCTGCAGGCTGCTCTGGATTGGGCTTGTGGACCTGGCAAGGTGGATTGTTCTCCTTTGCTGCAAGGGAAAGACTGCTACGAACCAGACGATGTGGCTGCACATGCAACATACGCATTTGACACATATTATCATAAGATGGGGAAGGCTCCTGGGACCTGTGACTTCAATGGGGTTGCTGCAATCACTACCACAGATCCAA GTCATGGTTCGTGTAGATTTCTAGGAAG TGGTGGCAGGAATGGCAGCTTTGTAAATGGGACAGCTCCATCTATGAATTCCACAAGTACGAGCTCTGCTGCCTGCTATGCTTTCACTAGCTCGATAAGCTCGATAATGATTATCAAAGTCCTAATTTGGAGTGCAGTTTTTTTATAG